One Plectropomus leopardus isolate mb chromosome 1, YSFRI_Pleo_2.0, whole genome shotgun sequence DNA segment encodes these proteins:
- the LOC121943059 gene encoding COUP transcription factor 2-like: MAMVAWRNTEGVGDTQGTLSSPVSQVASLSLPGDLTGHMNPAPSLEIPPPAAAAPHGAPPPNPSSTTATNNNNTSSSSSSSSSMDKQQSQQIECIVCGDKSSGKHYGQFTCEGCKSFFKRSVRRNLSYTCRANRNCPVDQHHRNQCQYCRLKKCLKVGMRREAVQRGRLPTQSYHGQFALTNGDPLQCHSYLSGYISLLLRAEPYPTSRFGSQCLQSNNIMGIENICELAARMLFSAVEWARNIPFFPDLQVTDQVALLRLTWSELFVLNAAQCSMPVHVAPLLAAAGLHASPMSADRVVAFMDHIRVFQEQVEKLKVLHVDSAEYSCIKAIVLFTTDACGLSDVAHVEGLQEKSQCALEEYVRSQYPNQPNRFGKLLLRLPSLRTVSSSVIEQLFFVRLVGKTPIETLIRDMLLSGSSFNWPYMPIQ, from the exons ATGGCTATGGTGGCGTGGAGAAACACCGAGGGCGTCGGGGACACTCAGGGGACCCTGTCCTCCCCGGTGTCCCAGGTCGCATCTCTGTCCCTGCCTGGGGACCTGACGGGACACATGAACCCTGCACCCTCTCTGGAAATACCCCCtccggcagcagcagcaccccATGGCGCACCACCGCCCAATCCGTCCAGCACCACCGCCACCAATAACAACAACacctcctcgtcctcgtcctcctcctcgtccATGGACAAGCAGCAGAGCCAGCAGATCGAGTGCATCGTGTGCGGGGATAAATCTAGCGGGAAGCACTACGGACAGTTCACATGTGAGGGATGTAAGAGCTTCTTTAAACGCAGCGTCAGGAGGAACCTGAGCTACACCTGCAGGGCCAACAGGAACTGTCCCGTAGACCAGCACCACCGCAACCAGTGCCAGTACTGTCGCCTCAAGAAATGCCTCAAAGTCGGCATGAGGAGGGAAG cTGTCCAGAGAGGCAGACTCCCCACGCAGTCCTATCACGGCCAGTTTGCTCTGACAAACGGAGACCCTCTACAGTGTCACTCCTATCTATCGGGATacatctctctgctgctgcgGGCCGAACCTTACCCGACCTCCAGGTTCGGCTCTCAGTGCCTGCAGAGCAACAACATCATGGGCATCGAGAACATCTGCGAGCTCGCGGCCCGAATGCTGTTCAGCGCCGTGGAGTGGGCCCGCAACATCCCCTTCTTCCCGGACCTGCAGGTGACTGATCAGGTGGCCCTGCTCCGACTCACCTGGAGCGAACTGTTTGTCCTGAACGCCGCCCAGTGCTCCATGCCCGTCCACGTCGCCCCGCTGCTGGCAGCCGCCGGCCTGCACGCCTCTCCGATGTCCGCGGACCGGGTGGTGGCCTTCATGGATCACATCCGGGTCTTCCAGGAGCAGGTTGAGAAGCTCAAGGTGCTGCACGTGGATTCAGCAGAGTACAGCTGCATCAAGGCCATCGTGCTCTTCACCACAG ATGCTTGTGGTCTGTCGGACGTGGCACATGTGGAGGGTCTGCAGGAGAAATCCCAGTGTGCTTTAGAGGAGTATGTGAGGAGCCAGTATCCCAACCAGCCTAACAGGTTCGGGAAGCTGCTGCTCCGCTTGCCTTCCCTCCGCAccgtctcttcctctgtcatAGAGCAGCTTTTCTTCGTCCGTCTGGTGGGGAAAACACCCATAGAAACTCTGATAAGGGACATGTTGCTGTCTGGAAGCAGCTTCAACTGGCCTTACATGCCTATTCagtag